One Verrucomicrobiaceae bacterium genomic window carries:
- the dhaL gene encoding dihydroxyacetone kinase subunit L: protein MFDKLPSTRTYPPAMPKTALLPAEVTAMLIQAADAIIAAEPMLSEADRNLGDGDHGLGMQRGLTAAKEKLSAGGIDSIEKAFSTTGMAMMSSMGGASGAIFGTFFRNGGKALAGRPQLDAAGLAAFFQAGVDGVKQRGGAAVGDKTCVDAMEPAAVRANEVAQSSLADAITAIAAAAESGKEASKAMIAKFGRAKTLGEACIGHPDAGACSVVVIIDAMRDYILA from the coding sequence GTGTTTGACAAGCTCCCCTCCACCCGCACTTATCCGCCCGCCATGCCAAAAACCGCCCTCCTCCCTGCCGAAGTCACCGCCATGCTCATCCAGGCCGCCGATGCCATCATCGCCGCAGAGCCCATGCTCTCCGAAGCTGATCGCAATCTCGGTGATGGCGATCACGGCCTCGGCATGCAGCGTGGCTTGACCGCCGCCAAAGAAAAACTCTCCGCTGGCGGCATCGACAGCATCGAAAAAGCCTTTAGCACCACCGGCATGGCCATGATGAGCAGCATGGGCGGTGCCAGCGGCGCCATCTTCGGCACCTTCTTCCGCAATGGCGGCAAAGCACTCGCGGGTCGCCCGCAGCTCGACGCCGCAGGACTCGCCGCTTTCTTCCAAGCAGGCGTCGATGGTGTGAAGCAGCGTGGCGGAGCCGCCGTCGGCGATAAAACCTGCGTCGATGCCATGGAGCCCGCCGCCGTCCGTGCCAATGAGGTCGCTCAGAGCTCTCTCGCCGATGCCATCACCGCCATCGCCGCCGCTGCCGAATCTGGCAAAGAAGCCAGCAAAGCCATGATCGCGAAATTTGGCCGTGCCAAGACTCTCGGCGAGGCCTGCATCGGCCATCCAGACGCAGGTGCATGCTCCGTCGTCGTCATCATCGACGCCATGCGTGACTACATCCTCGCCTGA
- a CDS encoding helix-turn-helix domain-containing protein — MPHPRTKVSLETRQEMLKRADAGESYHDLAAAYGISRQRIQILHQRSQDPIWCLPPTNISEIQFAKLCAELEKNAAKRPKKGWSQDHVRQLAYQLFHVNLDMRHRRGDLRVNGVQIGAPLKKDELSTITDPGFRKYLASPLPKPSASEKKSGTRPS; from the coding sequence ATGCCCCATCCGCGAACCAAAGTCAGCCTCGAAACCCGGCAGGAAATGCTCAAACGAGCAGATGCCGGCGAAAGCTACCATGACCTCGCCGCAGCCTACGGAATCAGCCGCCAGCGTATCCAGATCCTCCACCAGCGTAGCCAGGACCCCATTTGGTGCCTCCCCCCCACCAACATCTCTGAAATCCAGTTTGCCAAACTCTGCGCCGAACTGGAAAAAAACGCCGCCAAACGCCCCAAAAAAGGCTGGAGCCAAGACCACGTCCGCCAGCTCGCCTACCAGCTCTTTCATGTGAACTTAGACATGCGCCACCGCCGTGGCGATCTACGTGTCAATGGCGTCCAAATCGGTGCCCCACTCAAAAAGGACGAGCTCAGCACCATCACCGACCCCGGCTTTCGCAAGTATCTCGCCTCCCCATTGCCGAAACCATCCGCGAGCGAGAAAAAATCTGGTACGAGGCCGAGTTAG
- a CDS encoding aspartate aminotransferase family protein, whose protein sequence is MGKEYSTTPQTVPHVQTAHRRICTPVPHPDSLPLLERMRQVEPISMRGMPPIIWDKARDIHIYDKYGNQWLDWSSGVLVTNAGHAAPEVCQAMIEQIQSGLIHNYVFPSEERLETEEIIASVSPDGLKKVFLLSSGSEATECAIKLSRAHGIKVGGNTKIGIIGFTRGFHGRTLASQQAGGMAGQKAWIVNEDPAILNAPFPDGYWTEDTSFDTFLKTIADRSLKPENIAGVIMESYQGVGPDFAPVDYVQKLRAWCDQHQVILTFDEVQAGFGRTGKFWAFEHYGVTPDLICCGKGISSGMPISAVIGRQHIMDHFPAGSMTSTHTGNPVCCAAATANIKKILREDLTGNAARLGPILHQRCLAIQQRHPQLIGHVTCAGFVAGLQTILPGKKEPNHDLAHRIIELCYQRGLLLFAPVGAWGQTVKICPPLTTTEEALLEACDVLDTAVDDAVAELYPG, encoded by the coding sequence ATGGGCAAAGAATACAGCACCACTCCTCAAACCGTCCCACACGTGCAGACAGCGCATCGCCGCATCTGCACGCCAGTCCCGCATCCAGACTCCCTCCCGCTGCTGGAGCGTATGCGCCAAGTCGAGCCCATCTCCATGCGCGGCATGCCCCCCATCATTTGGGACAAAGCCCGCGACATCCACATCTACGACAAATACGGCAACCAATGGCTCGACTGGAGCAGCGGCGTCCTTGTCACCAACGCTGGCCACGCCGCCCCAGAGGTTTGTCAGGCCATGATCGAGCAGATCCAGAGCGGCCTCATTCATAACTACGTCTTCCCCAGCGAAGAACGCCTCGAAACCGAAGAAATCATTGCCTCCGTCTCGCCCGACGGGCTCAAAAAAGTCTTCCTCCTCAGCAGCGGCAGCGAGGCCACCGAGTGCGCCATCAAGCTCAGCCGCGCCCACGGCATCAAAGTCGGTGGCAACACCAAAATCGGCATCATCGGCTTTACCCGTGGCTTTCACGGCCGCACCCTCGCCAGCCAGCAAGCAGGCGGCATGGCCGGGCAAAAAGCCTGGATCGTCAACGAAGACCCCGCCATCCTCAATGCCCCCTTCCCTGACGGCTACTGGACCGAGGACACCAGCTTCGATACTTTCCTCAAAACCATCGCTGATCGCAGCCTGAAGCCCGAAAACATCGCTGGCGTCATCATGGAGAGCTACCAAGGCGTCGGCCCCGACTTCGCACCCGTGGACTACGTCCAAAAACTCCGCGCCTGGTGTGATCAACATCAGGTCATCCTCACCTTTGACGAGGTACAAGCCGGATTCGGCCGCACCGGCAAATTCTGGGCCTTTGAGCACTATGGCGTCACGCCAGACCTCATCTGCTGTGGCAAAGGCATCAGCTCCGGCATGCCCATCAGTGCCGTCATCGGCCGCCAGCACATCATGGACCACTTCCCCGCAGGCTCCATGACCAGCACCCACACCGGCAATCCAGTCTGCTGCGCCGCCGCCACCGCCAACATCAAAAAAATCCTCCGGGAAGACCTCACCGGCAATGCAGCCCGCCTCGGCCCCATCCTGCATCAGCGCTGTTTAGCTATCCAGCAGCGCCATCCGCAGCTCATTGGCCACGTCACCTGCGCAGGCTTCGTCGCAGGCCTCCAGACCATCCTCCCCGGCAAAAAAGAGCCCAATCACGACCTCGCCCACCGCATCATCGAGCTCTGCTACCAGCGCGGCCTACTCCTCTTCGCCCCCGTCGGCGCCTGGGGCCAGACCGTCAAGATCTGCCCGCCGCTCACCACCACCGAAGAAGCCCTCCTCGAAGCCTGCGACGTGCTCGACACCGCCGTCGATGATGCCGTCGCCGAGTTATACCCCGGCTGA